In Cicer arietinum cultivar CDC Frontier isolate Library 1 chromosome 7, Cicar.CDCFrontier_v2.0, whole genome shotgun sequence, a single window of DNA contains:
- the LOC105852609 gene encoding cytochrome P450 93A2-like, with protein LLPDLSMQWAMAELFNHPEAFHRVRKEIESVTKNVRLVEESDISKMPYLQAVVKETLRLYPAGPFDFVSFGGGWRGCPGTTLAFNLMNTALAAMIQCFDWKIGEDGKGVKVDMKSGSGMSLSMVHPLICIPILYFNPYDE; from the exons TTATTGCCGGACCTCTCTATGCAATGGGCAATGGCTGAGCTCTTTAATCATCCAGAAGCATTCCACAGAGTAAGAAAGGAGATAGAATCAGTCACAAAAAATGTTAGACTAGTTGAAGAATCAGATATTTCAAAGATGCCATATTTACAAGCAGTTGTGAAAGAAACACTTAGACTTTATCCAGCAGGACCA TTCGATTTTGTTTCGTTCGGAGGAGGATGGAGAGGGTGTCCAGGGACAACACTAGCATTTAACTTGATGAACACTGCACTTGCTGCTATGATTCAGTGTTTTGATTGGAAAATTGGTGAAGATGGAAAAGGTGTAAAGGTTGATATGAAATCTGGTTCTGGCATGTCTTTAAGCATGGTTCACCCACTTATTTGTATTCCTATACTATATTTTAACCCTTATGATGAATAG
- the LOC101509681 gene encoding AT-hook motif nuclear-localized protein 7-like, which yields MEGREGINSGVTVIGAEAPSAYHVAPRSEAPNSVHNPEAAVVAAGAATVGVSPVSVGLDGTTAVKKKRGRPRKYGPDGSVNMALSPLPISSSAPPSHDFASVKRGRPHGMEYKKAKKVVMDHLGEMNGYSDGTHFMPHFITVNAGEDITNKVISFSQQGPRAICILSATGVISNVTLRHPDSSGGTLTYEGRFEILSLSGSFMPTENQGTRSRSGGMSVSLASPDGRVVGGGVAGLLIAASPVQVVVGSFLPSGHQDQKVKKPKSDYAAATFTQAIAVSSAPPHQTNNAEKEDVIGGHHVLQNSGTLNSSFTSPPPHTTFRRDNWVNMHSMPDSRKSATDINISLPDS from the exons ATGGAAGGAAGAGAAGGTATCAATTCCGGGGTTACCGTGATAGGTGCAGAAGCTCCATCGGCTTATCATGTAGCACCAAGGAGTGAAGCTCCAAACTCGGTTCATAACCCCGAAGCAGCAGTTGTGGCTGCTGGTGCTGCTACTGTTGGTGTCTCACCGGTGAGTGTAGGTTTGGATGGAACAACAGCAGTTAAGAAGAAAAGGGGTAGGCCGAGGAAATATGGTCCAGATGGATCTGTCAATATGGCATTGTCGCCATTGCCTATCTCATCATCAGCTCCACCTAGTCATGACTTCGCATCCGTGAAGCGAGGGAGACCACATGGGATGGAATATAAGAAGGCGAAAAAAGTTGTGATGGATCATCTGG GTGAAATGAATGGATACTCTGATGGTACACACTTTATGCCGCATTTCATCACTGTCAATGCCGGCGAG GATAttacaaataaagtaatatcATTTTCTCAGCAAGGTCCCCGAGCTATATGCATATTATCTGCTACGGGTGTAATTTCAAATGTTACACTCCGTCATCCAGATTCTTCTGGCGGTACTCTGACCTATGAG GGTCGTTTTGAGATTCTTTCCTTGTCTGGATCATTCATGCCTACTGAAAACCAAGGAACACGAAGCAGGTCAGGTGGAATGAGTGTCTCGCTGGCTAGCCCTGATGGTCGTGTTGTAGGCGGTGGAGTCGCTGGTCTTCTTATAGCTGCTAGTCCTGTGCAG GTGGTGGTGGGAAGTTTTCTACCAAGCGGCCATCAAGATCAGAAAGTAAAGAAGCCGAAATCCGATTATGCAGCAGCCACATTTACTCAAGCTATTGCCGTATCCTCAGCACCACCACACCAAACTAACAATGCTGAAAAAGAAGATGTCATTGGTGGACATCATGTACTGCAAAATTCCGGAACCCTTAACTCGAGTTTCACTTCTCCTCCTCCACACACCACCTTTCGAAGAGACAACTGGGTCAACATGCACTCGATGCCTGACTCAAGAAAGTCAGCTACTGATATAAACATATCTTTGCCTGATAGTTAA